In Shewanella sp. VB17, a single genomic region encodes these proteins:
- a CDS encoding GpE family phage tail protein, whose translation MTFQGWGPADTGPMYLDELIQWHKIASERRESGD comes from the coding sequence ATGACATTTCAAGGATGGGGACCGGCAGATACGGGGCCCATGTATTTGGATGAGTTAATTCAATGGCACAAGATAGCGAGTGAGCGCCGCGAAAGCGGAGATTAA
- a CDS encoding phage major tail tube protein: MAKLPSIVTDMNCFIKETSFAGIANKVTLPKVVSKTLDMVLAGVAGDIERDIGKLEKLESDITISDYSSMVLDLIGSRSSREETLTLRGALDVGDRISTLVVNMQGYWKGVEFNEFEPEKEATTKFSIAVEVYTFELDGKEIIHIDKMNNIYRVNGKDRNKEIRQALAQ, from the coding sequence ATGGCTAAATTACCCTCTATCGTTACCGATATGAACTGTTTTATCAAAGAAACCAGTTTTGCTGGTATCGCCAACAAAGTCACTTTGCCTAAAGTGGTGTCTAAAACCCTTGATATGGTGCTGGCGGGTGTGGCCGGCGACATTGAACGTGACATTGGCAAGTTGGAAAAATTAGAATCTGATATTACCATTTCTGATTACTCGTCGATGGTGCTTGATTTAATCGGTAGCCGTTCAAGCCGTGAAGAAACCCTCACTTTGCGTGGCGCACTGGATGTCGGTGATAGGATTTCGACCTTAGTGGTTAACATGCAAGGTTACTGGAAAGGGGTTGAATTTAATGAATTTGAGCCAGAAAAAGAAGCCACGACTAAGTTTTCAATTGCGGTCGAGGTGTACACTTTTGAACTGGACGGTAAGGAAATTATTCATATCGATAAGATGAACAATATTTACCGTGTGAATGGCAAAGACCGTAATAAAGAGATCCGCCAGGCACTAGCACAATAA
- a CDS encoding phage tail assembly protein has product MSQKTLVQLVSPIKRGDSEITELSITKPTAGHLRGLKTANVVELDFDSHKKLIPRLTDLTEAEFLSLDVEDVLTIQTEVASFFVASKLSQLG; this is encoded by the coding sequence ATGAGTCAAAAAACCCTAGTACAGTTAGTTAGCCCGATTAAGCGTGGCGATAGTGAGATTACAGAACTGAGTATCACTAAGCCGACGGCTGGCCATTTACGCGGCCTTAAAACTGCCAATGTGGTTGAATTAGATTTTGATAGCCACAAAAAGCTTATCCCCCGTTTAACCGATTTGACCGAAGCGGAGTTTTTAAGCTTGGATGTGGAAGACGTGTTGACGATACAAACTGAGGTGGCGAGTTTTTTCGTGGCCTCGAAGCTATCCCAGCTTGGGTAA
- a CDS encoding phage baseplate assembly protein V encodes MTDVFDLSERLEALERAVAEIVVRGVISDADSQKGEYGMVRVTYGSVTTPMKTGWLPVKPMRAGKAIVWWFPEVGEGVTVISSGDLRMGEVFPGSFHAQHPAPSNDADVFLVQFGDGSSVEHNREQHTLKIVNAGDIDVTTPKQIRMTATKGFVMVGDITHTGDIKTTGNIAADKDISDKTRSMAADRGIYNGHIHKHGKPNTSPPKQAQ; translated from the coding sequence ATGACCGATGTATTCGATTTATCCGAGCGCTTAGAAGCGCTTGAACGTGCGGTGGCCGAAATAGTGGTGCGTGGCGTGATAAGCGATGCTGACTCGCAAAAAGGTGAGTATGGCATGGTTCGGGTCACCTATGGCAGTGTCACTACCCCAATGAAAACTGGCTGGTTACCGGTTAAGCCTATGCGGGCGGGCAAGGCCATTGTGTGGTGGTTTCCTGAAGTGGGCGAGGGGGTGACAGTGATATCATCAGGTGATTTGCGCATGGGGGAAGTGTTCCCCGGCAGTTTTCATGCTCAGCACCCAGCGCCCAGTAATGATGCAGATGTGTTTCTGGTGCAATTTGGTGATGGTTCCAGTGTTGAACACAATCGTGAACAGCACACGCTAAAGATTGTTAATGCCGGCGACATTGATGTCACCACGCCAAAACAAATAAGAATGACGGCGACTAAGGGTTTTGTGATGGTCGGGGATATCACGCATACAGGCGATATTAAGACCACAGGTAATATTGCTGCTGATAAAGATATCAGCGATAAGACCCGCAGCATGGCGGCTGATAGAGGCATTTATAACGGTCATATTCACAAGCACGGCAAACCGAATACCAGCCCGCCTAAACAAGCGCAATAA
- a CDS encoding baseplate J/gp47 family protein, producing MSEGINLALLPPLDVVEKIDLETIITDIAERAALDNASPVDPAYRVALAAAYREMMLRQHANEMCSGVMLAFARGPQLDHIGVTYYRHPNGGPVTRLAHERDDDFRFRLQHSPEGLSVAGPDGAYIFHALSAHKDVKGAAVFGPHSAVNSTAPGYVDMVVLSHLGDGVPSTGLLTAVDAYLWPKRPMTDKFTAKAATVSHYAVVAELVMKQGPDTETVRRVALERAQIYVKEQHKLGGRIVESNLHWALTVEGVVEVRLIDWNDVICQPSEAPFCARLAVSIGGYL from the coding sequence ATGTCTGAAGGGATAAACTTAGCGCTGTTACCACCGCTTGATGTGGTCGAAAAAATTGATTTAGAAACCATTATCACCGACATAGCTGAGCGGGCCGCATTGGACAATGCCAGCCCTGTGGATCCGGCCTATCGGGTGGCCTTGGCGGCTGCGTATCGCGAAATGATGCTCCGCCAACACGCCAACGAAATGTGCTCAGGTGTCATGTTGGCCTTTGCCAGAGGCCCACAGCTCGATCATATTGGGGTGACATATTATCGTCACCCTAATGGGGGGCCCGTTACTCGGTTGGCACATGAGCGAGATGACGATTTTCGTTTTCGCTTACAGCATTCGCCAGAGGGATTATCGGTAGCAGGTCCAGACGGTGCGTATATCTTTCATGCCTTGAGCGCCCATAAAGATGTCAAAGGCGCGGCAGTGTTTGGGCCTCATTCCGCGGTTAATTCGACTGCGCCTGGGTATGTCGACATGGTGGTGTTGAGTCATCTTGGCGATGGTGTGCCGTCAACGGGATTATTAACTGCCGTTGATGCGTATTTATGGCCCAAGCGGCCGATGACCGACAAATTCACTGCCAAGGCGGCAACAGTGTCACATTATGCTGTGGTGGCAGAGCTTGTGATGAAGCAGGGGCCAGACACTGAAACGGTGCGCAGGGTCGCGCTTGAGCGTGCTCAAATTTATGTCAAAGAACAACATAAGCTAGGTGGGCGGATTGTGGAGTCTAATTTGCACTGGGCCTTAACGGTCGAAGGCGTGGTAGAGGTGCGCTTAATCGATTGGAATGATGTGATATGTCAGCCCAGTGAAGCGCCGTTTTGTGCGCGTTTAGCGGTGTCGATTGGTGGCTATCTATGA
- a CDS encoding phage tail sheath subtilisin-like domain-containing protein encodes MAGDYLHGVEHFFLENQNRPIEVLPASVIGLVATANDADAAIFPLNKPVLVKSESFMAKAGVSGSLRAALADIYRQGGALVVVVRVAEEAIEADQIAAVIGSIDNENNTFTGIKALLSSEAVLGLRPRLIIAPEFSQLPAVGAELEVMAKKLNGTPLIDGDHHAGYAAVIAQARLYGEGAEAYFLNGGLVFFDPVKKQQVERFMSATVAGVIARVDNEEGYWNSPSNRKIYGVLGTVETIDHTIGSSTSKANLYNQQHVTVAVNQQGGWYLWGNRLSHGTMLPHQRIRYIVGDSILYAHQAMLDRNVTKGYVDGVKNRVNNLLRRLISRSVISGGECWLDNELNVAAIGTGQVYWDYDLGFFDVAERMTFRQHVTDRYNQAIFS; translated from the coding sequence ATGGCTGGAGATTATCTTCACGGCGTTGAGCATTTCTTTCTTGAAAACCAAAACCGCCCTATCGAAGTCTTACCCGCGAGCGTGATTGGCCTAGTGGCCACGGCAAATGATGCCGACGCTGCAATATTCCCGCTGAATAAGCCGGTATTAGTCAAGAGTGAATCTTTCATGGCCAAGGCGGGCGTGTCTGGGTCATTGCGGGCAGCATTAGCCGATATTTATCGCCAAGGCGGGGCGCTGGTGGTGGTAGTGCGTGTGGCTGAAGAAGCGATTGAGGCCGACCAAATCGCCGCGGTTATTGGCAGCATAGACAATGAAAACAACACCTTTACCGGCATTAAGGCATTATTGTCGTCTGAAGCGGTATTGGGTTTGCGTCCGCGCTTGATTATTGCACCTGAGTTCAGCCAGTTACCGGCAGTCGGTGCTGAGCTTGAAGTGATGGCCAAAAAGCTCAACGGCACGCCACTGATTGATGGCGATCACCATGCGGGTTATGCAGCGGTGATTGCTCAAGCAAGGCTTTATGGAGAAGGTGCGGAAGCCTATTTTTTAAATGGCGGCTTAGTATTTTTTGACCCAGTGAAAAAGCAACAAGTTGAACGCTTTATGTCGGCCACAGTGGCGGGAGTGATTGCCCGAGTTGATAACGAAGAGGGCTATTGGAATAGCCCGTCAAACCGTAAGATTTACGGTGTGTTAGGCACAGTTGAAACCATAGATCACACCATCGGCAGTTCAACCAGTAAGGCCAACTTGTATAACCAGCAACATGTCACGGTGGCGGTTAATCAACAAGGCGGCTGGTATTTGTGGGGCAACCGTTTATCTCATGGCACCATGTTACCGCATCAAAGGATCCGCTATATCGTCGGTGATTCTATTTTGTATGCCCATCAGGCAATGCTAGATCGCAATGTCACTAAAGGGTATGTCGATGGGGTTAAAAACCGGGTCAATAACCTGCTGCGCCGCTTAATTAGCCGCAGTGTTATTTCCGGGGGAGAGTGCTGGCTGGATAACGAGCTTAACGTGGCGGCCATTGGTACCGGCCAAGTGTATTGGGACTATGACTTAGGCTTCTTTGATGTGGCTGAGCGCATGACCTTCCGTCAGCACGTTACCGACCGCTACAACCAAGCTATTTTCAGCTAA
- a CDS encoding phage tail tape measure protein, giving the protein MNLVMGLIDNITSPIRKVTKATTTLSDKIKASQTELNKLGATSKDIAHFRQLKTATLQSSAALATAKVKAAKVATQMQQTHKPTRQLRLEFTRARAEVNRLSSSHQREQVELQQLRARLEGAGVSTHRLDDATRRLREQTNQYHRELKKNQTQLENTVVKQQQLAEIRQKSSELTTHVPIDMAGVSKAEYGIKSLADAYGEVSLAQGGLKALDIKDDSIKVITEAAHEFSSEFRGTTMPDFIAASGVIKSGIRSLSDETVAEFTRIVAMTAIGTKASVGSMTELFKTGYANYREQFNQFGASVIKDWDTLSNADRDVEFGKYFSAGISASVQQFNTDSNKISQFMGTLGASATKAKQELAEQLAVGGMLSATFKGDAAATKYQAFLANVGKASETLGMQVYNTNGSLLSTGEILASIKDRYGSVLTDMDKLELTKVFSSEQAVDMIDALLPKLGELTDKTGVMQDELAKGMGTTVNMATAMGKGPGAAMTLLNHQLYNISVSLGQLLAPALMSVSNVLASFANGLRHFIEYFPLLSQGIGYMITGLIGLKMAIAATSASLAVYASTLDIGKKVLEFFTSANLRSEGASLRSRAATLANAATTKVMTLASRAAALAQWAWNAALMANPIGLVVAGVMALIVAIVLVIKHLGPVKSFLSGFWAGFTQGLQPIKDSLSGLFLALAPIADAFGFVWQQIKSLFGGFVALLAPIDASAKSLQDAKNSGTSFGQVIGAVFSVLLLPLTLLIDGITFLVKVISFGGAAIGVAWEGLKTILSWSPIDLLSKAWGALTSLFSSLFSGIGSRLSGAWELFKTILSWTPIGLLFQAWGPLTSFFSDLFSGIGSRLSGAWELFKTILSWTPIGLLFQAWGPLTSFFSDLFAGIGSRFSGGWELFKTILFWSPLDLLSRVWGGVTSFFSVLWDGVTAIFNAPLAAIKTLLSWSPLGLIVQEWDPILGFFAGLWDNIKSMASGFIDWLVSAVMGPVNDIMSAIGEVWEWFSGDSAQAEVIQTVRHIAPPPMVSPLAVDGPIVEGDYAAAMMGDASTVRSDPMKRPMVLSTGFKQQAASSSFVDQSQTHFAINAAQGMDAQDIAREVERKLAERDREHARRSRGRHTDQ; this is encoded by the coding sequence ATGAACCTGGTTATGGGGCTGATTGATAACATCACATCCCCTATTCGTAAGGTGACTAAAGCTACGACTACACTGTCTGATAAGATTAAGGCCAGCCAAACTGAGCTTAATAAGCTTGGTGCCACGAGCAAAGATATTGCCCACTTTCGTCAGCTGAAAACCGCGACCTTACAATCGTCCGCTGCACTGGCTACGGCCAAGGTTAAGGCCGCTAAAGTGGCGACGCAAATGCAGCAGACTCATAAGCCGACTCGTCAGCTTAGGCTTGAGTTTACCCGCGCTCGAGCTGAAGTTAATCGCTTGTCATCCAGCCATCAGCGAGAGCAAGTCGAGTTACAACAGCTGCGAGCACGCTTAGAAGGCGCGGGCGTGTCGACTCACAGACTCGATGATGCGACCCGCAGACTCCGTGAGCAAACGAATCAATATCATCGTGAGCTTAAAAAAAACCAAACCCAGCTTGAAAATACGGTGGTTAAGCAACAGCAGTTAGCAGAAATACGTCAAAAAAGCAGCGAATTAACAACTCATGTTCCCATTGATATGGCTGGGGTCAGTAAGGCGGAGTATGGCATTAAAAGCTTGGCTGATGCCTATGGGGAAGTCTCGCTTGCTCAAGGGGGCCTCAAGGCGTTAGACATCAAGGATGATAGCATTAAGGTTATCACCGAAGCAGCCCACGAATTTTCATCTGAATTTCGCGGCACGACCATGCCTGATTTTATTGCTGCATCTGGCGTCATTAAGTCGGGTATTCGGTCATTAAGTGATGAAACCGTCGCTGAGTTCACCCGTATTGTGGCCATGACTGCCATTGGAACTAAAGCATCGGTGGGCAGCATGACTGAGCTGTTTAAGACGGGTTATGCCAACTATCGAGAGCAGTTTAATCAATTTGGTGCGTCGGTCATTAAAGATTGGGACACCTTATCAAACGCCGATCGCGATGTAGAATTCGGCAAATACTTCAGTGCCGGTATTTCAGCCTCGGTACAACAATTTAACACTGACTCGAATAAAATTAGTCAATTTATGGGGACTTTGGGTGCGTCTGCGACAAAGGCTAAACAAGAGTTAGCCGAGCAGCTGGCCGTTGGCGGTATGTTGTCAGCGACGTTTAAGGGGGATGCTGCGGCGACCAAGTACCAAGCATTTTTAGCCAATGTGGGTAAAGCATCTGAAACACTGGGGATGCAAGTTTATAATACCAACGGCAGTTTATTATCGACCGGAGAGATATTAGCCTCAATCAAAGATCGGTACGGCAGCGTGTTAACTGACATGGATAAGCTGGAATTGACCAAGGTCTTTAGCAGCGAACAAGCGGTCGATATGATCGATGCGTTGCTGCCCAAACTTGGTGAGTTAACAGATAAAACAGGGGTAATGCAAGACGAATTGGCTAAGGGCATGGGAACCACGGTTAATATGGCCACGGCAATGGGCAAGGGCCCCGGCGCGGCAATGACCCTTTTGAATCATCAGCTGTATAACATATCCGTTTCGCTTGGTCAGCTGCTGGCGCCTGCGTTAATGTCGGTGTCGAACGTGTTAGCTAGCTTTGCTAATGGTCTAAGACATTTTATCGAATATTTCCCGTTATTGAGCCAAGGTATTGGGTATATGATTACCGGGTTAATCGGGTTGAAAATGGCAATCGCAGCAACAAGTGCTAGTTTGGCCGTGTATGCCAGCACTCTGGACATAGGTAAAAAAGTGTTGGAGTTTTTCACTTCAGCCAACTTGCGATCTGAAGGTGCGTCATTGCGTAGTCGTGCGGCTACGTTAGCCAATGCGGCGACCACCAAAGTAATGACCCTTGCCAGTAGGGCCGCTGCGTTAGCCCAATGGGCTTGGAATGCGGCATTAATGGCGAATCCGATAGGGTTAGTGGTTGCAGGTGTGATGGCGTTAATTGTGGCTATTGTGTTGGTTATTAAGCATTTAGGGCCTGTGAAATCTTTTCTTTCAGGCTTTTGGGCTGGATTCACTCAGGGATTACAACCAATTAAGGATAGCTTATCGGGGCTATTTTTGGCGTTGGCGCCCATTGCTGATGCATTTGGTTTTGTGTGGCAACAAATAAAGTCGTTATTTGGTGGATTCGTTGCGCTGTTAGCTCCCATTGATGCAAGTGCTAAATCTTTGCAAGACGCTAAGAATTCTGGGACGAGTTTTGGTCAAGTCATCGGCGCCGTCTTTTCGGTATTACTTCTACCGCTAACCTTACTCATCGATGGGATCACATTCCTGGTTAAGGTGATATCTTTTGGGGGCGCTGCTATCGGTGTTGCATGGGAGGGATTAAAGACGATTCTGTCTTGGTCGCCCATAGACTTATTATCCAAGGCTTGGGGAGCACTAACGTCATTATTTAGCAGTTTATTTAGTGGTATTGGGTCGCGGCTTAGTGGTGCATGGGAGTTATTTAAGACGATTCTGTCTTGGACGCCTATTGGTTTGCTGTTTCAGGCTTGGGGGCCATTAACATCATTTTTTAGTGATTTGTTTAGTGGTATTGGGTCGCGGCTTAGTGGTGCATGGGAGTTATTTAAGACGATTCTGTCTTGGACACCTATTGGTTTGCTGTTTCAGGCTTGGGGGCCATTAACATCATTTTTTAGTGATTTGTTTGCTGGCATTGGGTCACGGTTTAGTGGTGGCTGGGAGTTATTTAAGACGATTTTGTTTTGGTCGCCATTAGATTTGCTGTCTCGTGTTTGGGGAGGGGTAACATCATTTTTCAGTGTGTTGTGGGACGGTGTAACGGCGATATTCAATGCTCCGCTTGCAGCGATTAAGACACTATTATCCTGGTCGCCATTAGGCTTGATTGTGCAAGAATGGGATCCCATATTAGGTTTCTTTGCGGGCCTTTGGGATAACATTAAATCAATGGCCAGTGGCTTTATTGATTGGCTTGTGTCAGCAGTGATGGGGCCAGTGAATGACATTATGTCAGCCATTGGTGAGGTGTGGGAGTGGTTCAGCGGTGACAGCGCACAAGCTGAGGTGATCCAGACGGTGCGGCACATTGCGCCACCGCCAATGGTGAGCCCTTTAGCTGTTGATGGACCAATCGTTGAGGGAGACTATGCTGCAGCCATGATGGGCGATGCCTCAACTGTGAGATCTGATCCCATGAAGCGGCCTATGGTGTTGTCAACAGGGTTTAAACAGCAAGCAGCGTCGTCGTCGTTTGTGGATCAAAGTCAGACCCACTTTGCCATTAATGCGGCTCAGGGCATGGATGCACAAGACATTGCCCGCGAAGTTGAGCGCAAACTTGCTGAACGGGACAGAGAACATGCGCGGCGTAGTCGAGGTCGTCATACAGATCAATAG
- a CDS encoding phage tail protein I → MSHKSINNQTMSAKASLLPGNVSELERDLDVAIARIEELSIPISELWDPWHCPLDALPFLAWALSVDQWRSDWSATVKRQVVAGSIDVHRIKGTRTAIELALADLGVTVDLVEWFEAQPMAVPYTFDITAWVNQNLTVGAPSILGPELYQQLFAAVVNAKNTRSGFTFKVGAKFGANAIGASSVFEGQVAIARRDTQAVQVPLAGQSAMTMAMAGIGVGVSRHSTQSIIDASPTPAAVQVASGLQGSALIYRRVEPTMV, encoded by the coding sequence ATGAGTCATAAGTCGATTAACAACCAAACCATGTCCGCCAAAGCCAGTCTATTACCCGGTAATGTTAGCGAGCTTGAGCGCGATCTTGATGTCGCTATTGCGCGCATTGAAGAGTTGAGCATTCCCATCAGCGAACTGTGGGACCCGTGGCATTGCCCGCTCGATGCCTTGCCGTTTCTAGCCTGGGCATTATCGGTGGATCAATGGCGCAGTGATTGGTCTGCAACCGTTAAGCGGCAAGTGGTGGCAGGCAGCATTGATGTTCATCGCATTAAAGGAACGCGCACCGCCATAGAGCTGGCGCTGGCAGACTTAGGGGTGACGGTGGACTTAGTTGAATGGTTTGAGGCTCAGCCAATGGCGGTGCCTTACACTTTTGATATCACCGCCTGGGTGAACCAAAATCTGACGGTGGGCGCGCCGAGTATATTAGGGCCTGAATTGTATCAGCAGCTTTTTGCCGCCGTGGTCAATGCTAAAAATACCCGTTCGGGGTTTACGTTTAAAGTTGGGGCTAAATTTGGCGCCAATGCCATTGGCGCGAGTTCGGTGTTCGAGGGGCAAGTGGCGATTGCTCGTCGCGATACCCAAGCGGTGCAAGTGCCACTGGCGGGTCAGTCAGCCATGACCATGGCAATGGCTGGGATAGGGGTCGGTGTGAGTCGACATTCGACTCAGTCTATTATTGATGCCTCGCCCACACCCGCAGCAGTGCAAGTGGCCTCCGGGTTGCAAGGCAGTGCACTGATTTATCGGCGCGTGGAGCCGACAATGGTTTAG
- a CDS encoding contractile injection system protein, VgrG/Pvc8 family: MGLGSIPQVSVRGPGTAIINQRLVSWERVDAAGIQSDQVTLTVDTAGQSGLPKEGAMIGWSEGYNGDLVDKGEFNITRVTPRLFPPTVTIVATSAPFQIEDRSRFKERRTRSFGDITLADLFRQVVSAHGYSPRVAPEFEGVILAHVDQLDETDSAFLSRLAKERDVVAKPVNDLYVLAKRGQVNTITGQPIPVVTVGVPSKNEPADLSQFINCQLDKPSRTNVSGVKAKWTDNSNGQEHEVQDGQAPFKKIRQPYESKRVALQACRDELNKVSRQGASVRVDLPGDPYLVAEGILTLNDSFPPEMAGSWSIDKVTARGDCNNGYRCSVVATQVV; encoded by the coding sequence GGGCCAGGCACAGCGATCATCAATCAGCGATTAGTCTCTTGGGAAAGGGTTGACGCGGCGGGGATTCAGTCTGATCAAGTGACCTTAACGGTTGACACCGCCGGCCAGAGCGGGTTGCCGAAAGAGGGCGCGATGATAGGCTGGTCTGAGGGATACAATGGTGATTTAGTGGATAAAGGTGAGTTTAACATCACCCGTGTAACCCCTCGATTATTCCCGCCTACGGTGACCATTGTAGCCACATCGGCTCCTTTTCAAATTGAGGACCGTAGCCGATTTAAAGAGCGGCGTACTCGTTCCTTTGGTGATATTACCTTGGCGGATTTATTTCGCCAAGTGGTCAGTGCTCACGGTTATAGCCCGCGGGTGGCACCCGAATTTGAAGGGGTTATCTTGGCTCACGTTGATCAGCTTGATGAAACCGATAGCGCATTTTTAAGCCGTTTGGCTAAGGAGCGCGATGTGGTGGCCAAGCCGGTTAATGATCTTTATGTGCTGGCTAAGCGAGGTCAGGTTAACACCATTACAGGCCAGCCCATTCCAGTCGTGACGGTGGGGGTACCGAGTAAAAATGAACCTGCTGATCTCAGCCAGTTTATTAACTGCCAATTGGACAAGCCAAGCCGCACCAACGTTAGCGGGGTTAAGGCGAAGTGGACCGATAACAGCAATGGTCAAGAGCATGAAGTGCAAGATGGCCAAGCCCCCTTTAAAAAAATCCGTCAGCCTTATGAAAGTAAAAGGGTGGCGCTGCAGGCGTGCCGGGATGAACTTAATAAAGTGAGCCGTCAAGGAGCCAGTGTTCGGGTAGATTTACCCGGTGATCCTTATTTAGTCGCTGAGGGCATATTGACGTTAAATGACTCATTCCCACCTGAAATGGCGGGCAGTTGGTCGATTGATAAAGTGACCGCAAGAGGAGACTGTAACAATGGTTATCGATGCTCAGTGGTAGCAACACAAGTGGTGTAA
- a CDS encoding phage tail protein, with protein sequence MPDKSNNEVMLALGDFQFSIDTAQYQTLSTSHAWRWQKKDRVGQKPARQFHGPDASSKHLAIMIYPQSKADLLLLSQLKSIGDLGKPQRLVGGTPSGGADLGLWIIEKLDIGEQYFLTNGIPLEIKGTLMIAEYGEDE encoded by the coding sequence ATGCCAGATAAATCAAACAATGAGGTCATGCTTGCATTAGGTGATTTTCAGTTTTCAATCGATACCGCACAATATCAAACCTTGTCGACCTCACACGCTTGGCGTTGGCAGAAAAAAGATCGCGTAGGCCAAAAGCCAGCGCGCCAATTTCATGGACCTGATGCGTCGTCTAAACACCTTGCCATTATGATTTACCCACAAAGCAAAGCGGATTTATTGTTGTTGAGTCAGTTGAAATCCATTGGTGATTTGGGTAAACCACAGCGGCTTGTGGGTGGAACCCCTAGTGGTGGTGCAGATCTTGGTTTGTGGATCATCGAGAAACTAGACATTGGCGAACAATATTTTTTAACCAATGGGATCCCACTTGAAATTAAAGGCACCTTGATGATTGCGGAGTATGGCGAAGATGAATGA
- a CDS encoding phage tail protein, with translation MSALIPVITTKGLKAVFSQTNAGFAAEITHIALGDSGRTPRKK, from the coding sequence GTGAGCGCATTAATACCTGTTATCACCACCAAAGGTTTGAAAGCGGTATTTAGTCAAACCAATGCGGGGTTTGCCGCTGAAATCACCCATATAGCACTTGGTGACAGCGGTAGAACGCCGAGAAAAAAATGA
- a CDS encoding tail protein X — MAKMNDKPLGEYYRTKSGEMLDSICHQYYQGRQRTTEQVLEANCGLAKLGAILPPNTVIFMPELAPSVDDSKVFLWD; from the coding sequence ATGGCGAAGATGAATGATAAGCCTTTGGGGGAATATTACCGCACCAAAAGCGGTGAAATGCTTGACAGTATTTGTCACCAATATTATCAGGGGCGACAAAGAACAACTGAACAGGTATTAGAGGCGAATTGTGGCTTAGCTAAATTAGGTGCTATTTTGCCGCCTAATACGGTCATCTTTATGCCCGAGTTAGCGCCTTCAGTTGATGATAGTAAGGTATTTTTATGGGACTAA